A window of [Clostridium] innocuum genomic DNA:
CTACAAACGCATTGGTATTACAGAAGAAGAGGAAGTTATTTTAACTACCGTGATTGCTGGTGAACTGAAAGAAAGATTCGCAAAACGAGACGATATTGATATATATCAAGTAAATCTTTCGATGATTCATATCCATGACGTTACTATCAATTATGATTACTTGATTGATTTGATTGCTCAAATGGCTGATGAAGTTCATGCTCATGAAATGATGAAGGCTGAAAAAACAAGAGATGATATATATATTGAAATTGCTAAATCAGATAATGATAAAGAAAAATATAAAGTGCGAAATTTCGTATCTAGGATTTTTAATGGCCAATTTAAATTTGATCGTTATCCAGCGCCACGTGATGTTGAAATGATGAATAAAGCAATAGATAAAGATCAAAAAGATACGAATACACAATTACTAACTAATTTTGTACGAAAATGGGGATTGGATAATAGCGTTAAACCAAAAGATCTTGAAACCTTAATAAATAAACACCGTCCTGGTCAAGAAGATATGGACAAGCAAAATGAGTTAACACATATCATGAATGATGCAAGATCATATTATAAAGAAATTGCTTCAGCTGAAGTTTCACAGTTATCTTGGGTAAAATATCGTATTGAATTCCGTAGAGCTTTCTATGCTCTTGCTGACGAAATTAAAAAGGGAGAATAAAATGAGTGAACTAATAACAAAAGTACCTGCAATAAGGTTCAAAGGATTTACCGACCCTTGGGAGCAGCGTAAGATAGGAACAATAACAGAATCTTTCTCTGGTGGAACGCCAACCGCAGGAAAATCTGAATACTATGGTGGTGAAATCCCTTTCATTCGTTCAGGTGAAATTTCATCAGACTCAACCGAACTTTTTATCACAGATGCTGGGCTGAATAACTCGTCTGCAAAAATGGTTGAGCTTGGTGATATTCTTTATGCCCTTTATGGTGCTACAAGTGGCGAGGTGAGCATTTCAAGGATTAATGGGGCAATTAATCAAGCTATTCTTGCTCTCCGACCAATTCAAGGTGACGATTCCTACATGATTGTTCAGTGGTTAAAGAAGCAAAAAGAAACAATCATTTCAACTTACCTTCAAGGCGGCCAAGGAAATTTGTCTAGCTCAATCGTCAAAGAACTGCTGATAACTTTGCCAAAAGATAAAGATGAACAAGTAAAAGTGGGGTCATTCTTCAAGCAGATTGACCAAATCATGACCCTTCAACAGCGTGAGTTAGATTTGATGAAAAAGCAAAAACAAACCTTGCTTTCAAAAATGTTCCCAAAAACTGGTGAACAATTTCCAAAAATTCGATTTAAAGGTTTTACTGATCCTTGGGAACAGCGTAAGTTGGGAGAGTTTGGTAAAACTTTCACAGGTCTATCAGGAAAAACTAAAGATGATTTTGGACATGGTGATGCAAAATTTGTAACTTATATGAATGTATTTCAAAATGCTGTTGCAAGTATTGATCAACTTGATTCTATTGAGATTGATTCAAAGCAAAACGAAGTAAAAAAAGGAGATGTTTTTTTTACAACATCATCAGAAACCCCTGAAGAAGTTGGGATGTCGTCTGTATGGAAATACGACTGTAACAACGTTTATCTAAATAGTTTTACATTTGGCTATCGTCCGAATATAAATCTTGATTTAGATTATCTCGCTTTCATGCTTCGCTCGGTAGGAGTAAGAAATAAAATTATCTTTTTAGCACAAGGGATTTCAAGGTATAATATCTCAAAAACAAAAATGATGGATATTGAAGTTCCTATTCCAAGGTACGAAGAACAACTGAAGATTGGTAAGTTCCTTGCTAACATAGAAAAGACCATCACCCTTCAACAGCGAAAGCTAGATCAGATGAAAATAATGAAAAAATCGCTACTTAAAGCAATGTTTGTATAAAAATAAAAGGAGAAAAAAATATGAGTAATACTACAGAAATTACCACAAAATTATGGGCTATGGCAAACAAATTACGGGGAACGATGGATGCTAGCGAATATAAAAATTATATTTTACCATTTATGTTCTATCGTTATTTGTCTGAGAATCAAAATAAATTTTTGAAAGATAATCATTTAGAAGATTTTTATGCGTTAACTGATAGCAGTGAACGTGAAGAATATCTTGAAGAGATTAGTCGTGGCCTTGGTTATGCAATAATTCCAGAATACACTTGGGGAAATTTAGTATCTAAAATTGAAAATCATAAGATTAAGGCTAGTGATTTTCAAGATATGTTTGATTCTTTTAATACAAATGCTAAACGAAATCCTGTCGCTGAAGCAGATTTTGCTAATGTATTCTCAGATGTTAATTTAGGGGATACACGTCTTGGAATAAGTACAAATGAACGTGCTAAAGCTTTAAATGATATTGTTTTAATGATCAATGAGTTTACTTTCAAAGATGAAACTGGACACGATATTTTAGGTGATGTATATGAATATTTAATTGGACAATTTGCAGCTAGTGCAGGTAAAAAGGGTGGAGAATTTTATACACCACATGAAGTAAGCCAAATTTTAGCAAAAATCGTAACATTAAATGTAAAAGATACAGGAGATCAATTTCGTGTGTATGATCCGACGATGGGATCAGGATCACTTTTACTTACAGTTCAAAAGGAATTGCCAAACGGAGAGAAAGAGGGAAGTGTTGAATTCTATGGGCAAGAATTAAATACAACCACATATAATTTAGCTCGTATGAATTTAATGATGCATGGGGTTAATTATAGAAACATGGAATTAAAAAGAGCGGATACACTTGATGCTGATTGGCCATTTGCTGAAAAGAATGGTATTCAGACACCGTTGAAGTTTGATGCTGTTGTTGCAAATCCTCCATATTCACAAAATTGGGATATTCAAAATATTGATCGTGAGAAAGATACACGATTCAAAGGATTTGGCATTGCGCCAGCCTCAAAAGCTGACTATGCGTTTATTCTTCATGGAATATATCATTTGGATAAAACCGGTGCTATGGCTATTGTATTACCGCATGGTGTGCTTTTCCGTGGAGCATCAGAAGGGAAAATTCGTAAGAATATAATACAAGAAAATTTACTAGATGCAGTCATTGGGTTACCAGCGAACCTCTTCTATGGAACAAGCATTCCAACATGCGTACTAGTGTTCAAAGGGCGTGAGGCTCGTGGTAATAATAAAGATATTCTATTTATTGACGCATCCAATGAGTTTGAAAAAGGAAAAAATCAAAATAAACTAACAGAAGAAAATATAAAAAATATTATAAATGTTTATCAAAATCGTAAAGATGTTGATAAATACGCTCATGTGGCTTCTTTGGATGAAATAAAAGAAAATGATTTTAATCTAAATATCCCACGGTATGTAGATACTTTTGAAGAAGAAGTTGTTGTTCCACTTCCAGAAGTAGCTAAAGAGTTAGAAGAAGTCCGCAAGGAAATCGAAGCCACTTCAAAAGAATTGTTTAATTTATTAGGTGATTTAGAAGGTACTTCTGAGGAATCAAAACAAGAACTTAGTAAATTTATTGAATTGTTAAAACAATAGAAAGGCAAGAGTGGAGATGTGCTTATCTCCACTCTTAAACTTATTCTTGGGAACAGCGTAAGTTGGGAGAACTTGGTAAAACTTTCACTGGTCTATCCGGAGAAACTAAAGATGATTTTGGATATGGTGATGCAAAATTTGTAACTTATATGAATGTATTTCAAAATGTTGTTGCAAGTATTGATCAACTCGATTCTATTGAGATTGATTCAAAGCAAAACAAGTAAAAAAAGGAGATGTTTTTTTTACAACATCATCGGAAACCCCTGAAGAAGTTGGGATGTCATCTGTATGGAAATGCGACTGTAACAACGTTTATCTAAATAATTTTACATTTGGCTATCGTCCCGATATAAATTTTGATTTAGATTATCTCGCTTTCATGCTTCGCTCGGTAGGAGTAAGAAATAAAATTATCTTTTTAGCACAAGGAATTTCAAGGTACAGTATCTCAAAAACAAAAATGATGATATTGAAGTTCCTATTCCAAGGTACGAAGAACAACTGAAGATTGGTAAATTCCTTGCTAACATAGAAAAGACCATCACCCTTCAACAGTTGAGCCGATTTTGTAGTTAACTTAATCCCGATAGTGAGCGCATAACAAGATTGAGGTCTTGATTCACAAGTTCTTGAATGATATGAAGATAAGTTTTTTGAGTCGTGGTCATGCTAGCATGTCCAAGCCTGCGGGCAACACTTGCGATTGATACTCCGGCAAAGAGCAATAGAGAGGCATGGGTATGTCTAATATCATGAATTGTGATAATTGGAATATAAATAGCATTACAACGACGTTCAAGCAAATCGTTTATGGTTAAATTATAGATTTTGTTTTCTACGAAAATAGGTTCATATTTTGGAAGCATTTTGATCAATTCAGAAAATTGAATAACAGTTTGCCTATCTATTTGTGCTTTTCTAACAGAAGAATGGTTTTTTTGTTGGAAGAAATCCTCCATCACCCTTATAGTCCCATGTTTTGTTGATTGACAATAATTTGGTGTGTGAAGTCAAAGTCATTTGGTGTTATTCCTAATGCTTCCGAAAAACGAATGCCGGGTTTTGCAACTAGTATAATTAGCCAATCTAAATTGATATGATCTGCTAAATCGAGAGTTGACAAAAGTATGTGAAGTCCAAATTGATTTAAGTATTTGCTTTTTATGGAGCAGGATTTTTTTAATGTTAGGTTGGGTCACGATCGATGAGACCATTATCAACTGCATCCATGATAGCGCCTTTGACTTGGTGATGAAAGTCCATTGTGGTAACACTTTCGTGTTCAACTGCATAATCGTTTAGCAATTGCTGGTAAGTACGATTTCACTTCACAAAGTTTAAGATTTGGAGCAAGTTGTTCAATCCACTTTAATGCCATTATATATTTCTTCATTGTGAAATCACGAATTGCTCCTTCTTTATAGACAGTGATCCAATGCTTGTAGTAAGTGTGGAAATAGTTGTTGTTTGTTATTTCATTTAACATGATTTTTTCTCCTTTATATAATATTTTGGCTCACACTATTGAAGGTTGATAGCTTGGTCAAGTTGGATATAGAATTCACTAGTTTTATCTTGCTCATCACAACTAGGCAACATGACATCTTGATTATTAACTAATTCTGAATTCAGGTTGACTTCCAGGTTGCCCATTTTTTTGCTAATTTTGACGAAACGTTTAAAGCCACTGAAACATAAATTCCATGTTAAATTTGACATTCATAAAAATCAAAAATCCATCATGTATCCCAGTTTGAACATAATTAATGACAGTATATCCCACCGTTGCTGTAATACTCAATGGCAAATTAGGCTCTTTCAATACTCGTGCTTTCAAAATCTTATGTTCTAAGTGATTAATTCTTCCATCCTGTTCTGTAACATCAGTAATTCGTAACCAGCCAACTTCTGAATTTTCATCAAACCATTTAGGATTTTGAATAGGTCTTGGTTAAGCTCCACGGACAATATCTGTGAGCTGTTCCAACTTACACTGTTCCCAAGAAAAGGGTTTACTATAACATTATACATATAAGATAATATAAAGTGCTTTAAAAATTTATAATATAAAGATTGTTAGATCATTTTTTTGATTTAATTTGTGAAGGTAAATAGTTTAAGATAAAAAATAGAAAGTTACTAAATATTGGAAGCAATCTAATAATTAAGAAAGATTTCACTAAGAGGTACGCGTATGATACAGAAAGAAAGTCTTACAGATATCGGGAGAGAAAGCATACTTATGCATGGCAATGATTATGCCTATATACTACTCAATGTATCATTAAACGCCAATATCTCAAATTTTACAATATCCTTTCCCAATGTATCCATAATATTCAATGCATATACGATAATGCCCCATGGCAGTGTGACGCTTGTAATATTTGAATACGGAACCTTATTGCACAGCTTTCTGTTCGGACAGACAACAAAGCCAAAAAGAGTAGGAGATATTGCGAATACATGTAAATGTATTTTCACCAGCCGGTTTTTTCCCCTTTACAGGTATACAACAATAGGATTTAAAAAATAAAATCCTTCCATTCATGCGGCTCGATACAGCGTTGGATTGGACATTGCGCTATTGCTATCGTCACAGCAGTACAGCGAATGAATTGCTAATGAATGTGGAAGACCTCCTTCTGCATAGTATACAGTATCCATATTCCAAAGAACTCATGCTTGCCATGAGGTTAATCATCCAGTCAGAGGGCACCTTGCCCTCTCAGGAAGTTTCAGATCAGGTATGCTACTCCCTGCGCCATCTCAACCGGATGTTAGCAGTATGTTGGTACTGGTATAAAAGCTTTCTCCCGATTGGTACATATAATTAAAGCAATCCGGCTTCTGAATCAAGAAGGCACATCCACTGCGCTTGTATGCGATACACTGCAATATTATGATGTCTCTCATTTTGTGAAGGACTTCTGAAATGTCTGCGGCATCACGCCGCAGGAATACAAAGAAAATATGTCCGATTTTTACAGTGAAATCGCTAAATTTTAGAGTATGATAAAGGGGTAGCATAAAAGCAAAAGAGAGGATATAAAGAATGAAATTCAAGGAAACGACGATTCGTGTACTGGTACGGAAGAATTATGGAGAATGCTTTGATTTTTACACACAGAAGCTGGGACTGTATGTAGTTTGGGGAGACCGGAATGGTCCCTATACTTCCTTTGCGGCAGAACCGCAGGAGGAGCCCTGCTTTGCTATCTTTTTAGGTGATGCCATGCCGATGTTTCAGGGATATGTGCAGCCGGATACAGAGAAGCAGCCGGACACGGTAACCGCAGTCATACCTACAGATGATCTGGATCAGGATTACTGCCGTTTAAAGGAAGCTGGTGTGGTATTTCTTGGAGATCCGCAATTTATAGAAGCATGGGGCATGCGGTGTACATACTTCAGAGATCCGGAAGGAAATCTATTTGAACTAAACGATGCCAGCGTGTAATGTATGTCAGCTATACATAAGAAAATCTAATCAAAGTGGCAAACCGAAACATATATGCAGGAATACTTCAGTCTTTATGGAAGCTGGTTGTATGTATGAAAAATTCAGGAAGTAAAACAATATTTGAAAGTGAGGAAACAGTATGAACTGGGAACCATGGACAGGGTGCTATAAAATCAGCGAGGGCTGTACAAATTGCTATTTTTACGGCCCTCATGCAAAACGGTATGGTCAGAACACCATACAGAAGACGGATAAATTCGACTGGCCGATCCGAAAGAATGCAAAGGGTGAATACAATATCAAAGGAAACAAGATTCTTGCGACCTGCTTTGCCACGGATTTCTTTCTGCCGGAAGCCGATGCCTGGCGTGAGGAAATCTGGGCGATGATCAAGCAGCGGACTGATATAGAATTTTTGATTCTGACAAAGCGAATTGATCGTTTTCCTGTCGCCTTGCCTGATGACTGGGGAAGCGGATATGAGAACGTGAATATAGGATGTACCGTCGAAAATCAGGAAGCAGCCGATTACAGACTGCCCTTATTTCTATCCTATCCCATGAAGCGTCGGTTTATTGCCTGTGCCCCGTTGCTGGAAGCGATTGACTTAACACCATATCTCGATGGTGTTGATCATGTAACTGCGGGCGGAGAATCCGGAAGAGAGGCACGCATATGTGATTATGAGTGGGTGCTTGACCTTCACAGGCAGTGCGAGGAAGCCGGTAAAACCTTCTGGTTTAAAAATACGGGCTCTCTTTTCAGACATGACGGTATTATAGAACGAGTGAATCCATTCAAACAGACAGGAAGAGCGAAGCAATGCGGGATTGATATAACAGACGGAAGAAGATTGTTATGATCGATGGCTATGTATATTACCATGATAAACGATTAGAATTATGCAGTCTTCTTTGACTGAGTCTGATAATTATAAATGCGTAATTTGTACCGTCTATAATAAGATAAAGAAATGAGAGCAATCTCATTTTTATTTTACTAAAAAAATCTAACATTGTGAGGTAAGCCGATATGCATAGCGGTTGAACATAGCCCCTTTCTCATGATGAACATGGAAAAATAGTATCCATATTCATCAGGTACGCTGTTATATCTATTATTCAGTCTTATAAGGAGCTTGTAAATTCTAACTCTTGTATTGACAATCCTGTTAAGTGTATTATAATATATATGTACAACAAGTACATTAAAGTACAATGGAGGTGGCCTTGTGCAAATACTGATCAGTAATCATACCACAAAACCAATTTATGAACAGATAACCTCACAGATTAAGCATGCCATTATGAGCGGAGAATTAAAAAGCGGCGATCCGCTTCCATCCATGCGTGCATTGGCAAAGGATCTGCATATCAGCGTTATTACGACACAAAAAGCGTATGAGGACCTGCAGCGGGATGGCTTTATCGAAAGTGCTGCGGGCCGCGGAACCTTCGTATCCTCACAGAACAAGGAATTCATTCGTGAGGAACAACTGCGTCTGGCGGAAGCAAAGCTGCAGGAAGCTGCAGAAATCGGGCGGTCAAATGGGATATCGCTTGAGACATTAACAGAGCTGCTTACGATGTTTTACGATGAAGAATAGGGAAGGAGTATCATTATGGATGCACTCATGCTAAAAAATGTATCAAAAGCATATGAGAATTTTCAGCTGAAGAATATCAGCTTTACACTGCCGGAAGGAACCATTATGGGACTTATCGGTGAAAACGGCGCAGGCAAATCAACCATTATCAACTGCATTATGGATTTGGTAAAGCGGGATAGCGGCGAGATTACGGTTCTTGGACAGCAAATGAATAAAGACAATCTGGCACTGCGCGAAGATATCGGAATCGTTTTCGATGTCAGTGATTTCTATGACAGCTTCAGTATGGAGCATACGGAAAAAATTTTACAGGATGTTTATAAAAGCTGGGATCATGAAACCTTTCAAAAATACAAGCAACAGTTTGCATTACCGGATAAAAAGCGTATGAAAGAATTCAGTCGTGGTATGAAAATGAAAACAGCGATCGCTATTGCATTATCTCACAAGCCGCGACTTCTCATACTTGATGAGGCAACAAGCGGTTTGGATCCCGTCATGCGGGATGAAATCCTGGATGTATTCTTGGAGTTTGTACAGGATGAGCATCATTCTATCCTCCTATCCTCCCATATCTCTACCGATTTGGAAAAGGTGGCTGATTACATTACATTTGTTCATAATGGAGAGCTTGTACTGTCTGCTCTTAAGGATGAATTGATTTATCAATATGGTATCATGAAATGCCGTGAAGAAGATTTTAAACAGCTAAACCCGGATGATATTATTCGCTACCGCAAACAGCCTTATGAAACAGCGGTGCTTGTCGAAGATCGCGAGGCGGCTGCACATAACTATCCAAATTGCATTGTTGAGCGTGCAACACTGGATGATATCATGCTGCTGTATGTGAAAGGAGAACGGATATGATCGGGTTGATACGAAAGGATTTATATTATTTAGCCTCCAGCTGGAAGCCGTTGCTGCTGTCTGTCTTCATCATTGGCGGATTTTCTACATGGAAAGGCTTTGGAGCGATTCTAATCGTGATTTTGCCAACCTTTTTCGGACTGAGCATTATGGGATGCATTCAGATGGATGCACAGAACAAATGGTATGACTATTACCGGGTTCTTCCCATTTCCTTTCGAAATGTTGTGGCAGCTCGTTATTTCGCATATCTGGCTTTTACGGGCATTGGTTTTCTGATAACCGTTGTATATGGTTATGTGATTCAATTTACAATGGGAATTACTGCTCTGGGAACCCGGTTTGCTATGTGGCAGGGATTCTCAATGGGCATTGCACTGGCATTGAGCTTTGCAGCTGTCTTTATTCCTGCCACCTATTACAACAAGGGCGAGAAAATGGAGGTATCCATGATGATGAGCGGTTTTGTATCCTTTGGAGCTGTATATCTTGCCAGCAAGCTGCTGATGCTGTTTGGTATTCAGCTGATGGATTATGCAGATCTATTTCTTCAGATTCTGTTTGGGGCGTCTTTGTTATTGTTTGCAATCTCCTGGGCAGCATCAAATATCATAATTCAAAAACGGGCCTCGTAACAAGCGCACGTAAATAATGAAGCAGTAACCGTATAAAAAGGAAAAGCAATCACAGGAGGAGAAAATGAGGAACATGACGAAGGAGCAGCTGGAATCTGCGCATAAGGAAATCGTGGCGATTATCAGAAAATGTGAGCATATGGAAGGGAAATTCGCAGCAGGCATCTCGCAGCATACCTTACTGAAAAATCGGCTGTTTTCCATGCGTATGGCAAAGCAGCTGATCGAAGAAAAGCTGACAGCATTGCAAATGAGTGCTGCGATTGAAGAAGCAAATGTATTTCCCCTTCCGGAAGTAGCTTCTGCCATAGAACCGGTTCGCTCCATCATCAGAAAATGCAGAAAGGCACAAAGCAAATATGAAAAGGAAACGGTCAATTATAATCGCTATGAGCCAATGATTCATGCAATGCAAATTGCAGAGCAGCTGCTGCAGCAGGAAGCTGAAGCTCGCTAAAACAGACATACACCTATTATATAACGAAGCACATAAAGCGAAAAGAGGAATTCGAGTGTAGGAATCCTTTGCAGCCATATGTGTTTTTTGTTTTTTTTTCTGCAGGAAAAAATTCCTGTCAAAACCTGTTGACTCTCCCCCTACAGGAGCATGTAAGCTGATTACGAGGAGGAATGAATATGAAAAGCATTGAGGTTTCAAATATAACGAAAACATATAACGGAAGAGCAGTCGTAGACAGACTCAGCTTCTCCGTTGACAAAGGAGAGGTGTTCGGACTGCTGGGACATAACGGTGCCGGTAAGAGTACAACGATTGACTGTATACTGGGACTTACAAAGCCGGATAGCGGCAGTGCCCGTATTTTGGGACAGGATGCAGCCAAACACAGAAAAACATTGTTTGAGCATGTCGGAGTCCAGCTGCAGCATGAGGCACACGCAAACAATATTCGCGTTTGTGAGGTATGCGAAGAAACCGCGGCACTTTACCATGAGCCTGCGGACTATCATGCGCTTTTAAAGCAGTTTCAGCTGGAAGCATTCACCAATCAGAAGGTGGAACAGCTGTCGGGAGGTGAGCGGCAAAAGCTTTCCGTAGTCGTGGCACTGATTCCAAATCCGCAGGTGATTTTTCTGGATGAGCTGACGACCGGTCTGGATGTAGCCGCCCGCCGCGAGGTATGGCATATTCTGAAATCACTGAAGCAAAAGGGAATGACGATTTTTCTGACGACGCATTATATGGAGGAGGCTGAGAATTTGTGTGACCGTATTCTCATACTGAAGCATGGCAGAAAGCTGTGTGAGGGAAGTGTTGAAGAGCTTATCGGAAACAGTCCCTATGAAAATCTGGAAGAGGCATATCTATGGTACAGTGAGGAGGAAATGAG
This region includes:
- a CDS encoding restriction endonuclease subunit S, giving the protein MSELITKVPAIRFKGFTDPWEQRKIGTITESFSGGTPTAGKSEYYGGEIPFIRSGEISSDSTELFITDAGLNNSSAKMVELGDILYALYGATSGEVSISRINGAINQAILALRPIQGDDSYMIVQWLKKQKETIISTYLQGGQGNLSSSIVKELLITLPKDKDEQVKVGSFFKQIDQIMTLQQRELDLMKKQKQTLLSKMFPKTGEQFPKIRFKGFTDPWEQRKLGEFGKTFTGLSGKTKDDFGHGDAKFVTYMNVFQNAVASIDQLDSIEIDSKQNEVKKGDVFFTTSSETPEEVGMSSVWKYDCNNVYLNSFTFGYRPNINLDLDYLAFMLRSVGVRNKIIFLAQGISRYNISKTKMMDIEVPIPRYEEQLKIGKFLANIEKTITLQQRKLDQMKIMKKSLLKAMFV
- a CDS encoding DUF5131 family protein produces the protein MNWEPWTGCYKISEGCTNCYFYGPHAKRYGQNTIQKTDKFDWPIRKNAKGEYNIKGNKILATCFATDFFLPEADAWREEIWAMIKQRTDIEFLILTKRIDRFPVALPDDWGSGYENVNIGCTVENQEAADYRLPLFLSYPMKRRFIACAPLLEAIDLTPYLDGVDHVTAGGESGREARICDYEWVLDLHRQCEEAGKTFWFKNTGSLFRHDGIIERVNPFKQTGRAKQCGIDITDGRRLL
- a CDS encoding ABC-2 transporter permease, with amino-acid sequence MIGLIRKDLYYLASSWKPLLLSVFIIGGFSTWKGFGAILIVILPTFFGLSIMGCIQMDAQNKWYDYYRVLPISFRNVVAARYFAYLAFTGIGFLITVVYGYVIQFTMGITALGTRFAMWQGFSMGIALALSFAAVFIPATYYNKGEKMEVSMMMSGFVSFGAVYLASKLLMLFGIQLMDYADLFLQILFGASLLLFAISWAASNIIIQKRAS
- a CDS encoding ABC transporter ATP-binding protein: MKSIEVSNITKTYNGRAVVDRLSFSVDKGEVFGLLGHNGAGKSTTIDCILGLTKPDSGSARILGQDAAKHRKTLFEHVGVQLQHEAHANNIRVCEVCEETAALYHEPADYHALLKQFQLEAFTNQKVEQLSGGERQKLSVVVALIPNPQVIFLDELTTGLDVAARREVWHILKSLKQKGMTIFLTTHYMEEAENLCDRILILKHGRKLCEGSVEELIGNSPYENLEEAYLWYSEEEMSI
- a CDS encoding GntR family transcriptional regulator, encoding MQILISNHTTKPIYEQITSQIKHAIMSGELKSGDPLPSMRALAKDLHISVITTQKAYEDLQRDGFIESAAGRGTFVSSQNKEFIREEQLRLAEAKLQEAAEIGRSNGISLETLTELLTMFYDEE
- a CDS encoding ABC transporter ATP-binding protein — its product is MDALMLKNVSKAYENFQLKNISFTLPEGTIMGLIGENGAGKSTIINCIMDLVKRDSGEITVLGQQMNKDNLALREDIGIVFDVSDFYDSFSMEHTEKILQDVYKSWDHETFQKYKQQFALPDKKRMKEFSRGMKMKTAIAIALSHKPRLLILDEATSGLDPVMRDEILDVFLEFVQDEHHSILLSSHISTDLEKVADYITFVHNGELVLSALKDELIYQYGIMKCREEDFKQLNPDDIIRYRKQPYETAVLVEDREAAAHNYPNCIVERATLDDIMLLYVKGERI
- a CDS encoding glyoxalase/bleomycin resistance/dioxygenase family protein, with the translated sequence MKFKETTIRVLVRKNYGECFDFYTQKLGLYVVWGDRNGPYTSFAAEPQEEPCFAIFLGDAMPMFQGYVQPDTEKQPDTVTAVIPTDDLDQDYCRLKEAGVVFLGDPQFIEAWGMRCTYFRDPEGNLFELNDASV
- a CDS encoding type I restriction-modification system subunit M; this translates as MSNTTEITTKLWAMANKLRGTMDASEYKNYILPFMFYRYLSENQNKFLKDNHLEDFYALTDSSEREEYLEEISRGLGYAIIPEYTWGNLVSKIENHKIKASDFQDMFDSFNTNAKRNPVAEADFANVFSDVNLGDTRLGISTNERAKALNDIVLMINEFTFKDETGHDILGDVYEYLIGQFAASAGKKGGEFYTPHEVSQILAKIVTLNVKDTGDQFRVYDPTMGSGSLLLTVQKELPNGEKEGSVEFYGQELNTTTYNLARMNLMMHGVNYRNMELKRADTLDADWPFAEKNGIQTPLKFDAVVANPPYSQNWDIQNIDREKDTRFKGFGIAPASKADYAFILHGIYHLDKTGAMAIVLPHGVLFRGASEGKIRKNIIQENLLDAVIGLPANLFYGTSIPTCVLVFKGREARGNNKDILFIDASNEFEKGKNQNKLTEENIKNIINVYQNRKDVDKYAHVASLDEIKENDFNLNIPRYVDTFEEEVVVPLPEVAKELEEVRKEIEATSKELFNLLGDLEGTSEESKQELSKFIELLKQ